A region from the Pelagovum pacificum genome encodes:
- a CDS encoding DUF2306 domain-containing protein: protein MTLTPLLAAPPAIQIHVSAALLAIALGPLALFRRSRDGLHMTAGAAWVASMATLAISGFFINGLAVIGPFGPIHLLSILVLGGLVDAIRHLIAGRGREHGRAMKSLYFQALGIGGLFTVLPGRTMSRVLFGEATWLGWVVIATGLTLVMLTWWRSGKIGLHIRRPSR, encoded by the coding sequence ATGACCCTGACACCTCTCCTCGCTGCTCCGCCCGCGATCCAGATCCATGTGTCCGCAGCGCTGCTGGCGATCGCCCTCGGGCCGCTGGCGCTATTCCGACGCAGTCGGGACGGGCTTCACATGACGGCGGGCGCGGCATGGGTCGCGTCGATGGCGACGCTCGCGATCTCGGGCTTTTTCATCAACGGGCTTGCCGTGATCGGTCCCTTCGGCCCGATCCACCTGCTGTCGATCCTGGTCCTCGGCGGTCTTGTCGACGCGATCCGCCACCTGATCGCCGGGCGGGGCAGAGAGCACGGACGTGCGATGAAATCCCTTTATTTCCAGGCGCTCGGCATCGGTGGGCTCTTCACCGTGCTGCCCGGCCGCACCATGTCACGCGTCCTTTTCGGCGAGGCGACGTGGCTCGGCTGGGTGGTGATCGCGACCGGTCTGACACTCGTCATGCTGACGTGGTGGCGCAGTGGCAAAATAGGGCTTCACATCCGCCGACCGAGTCGGTAG
- a CDS encoding LytTR family DNA-binding domain-containing protein, translating into MNHPGPSLALREVREHLSQPKTLIGMVGVAVILGISGPFETGQYPVAGRLAYWAGVVAATYATGVFCGTLLAPRLSRLARPARVALIGLATGLAVTLVVAAVNLVLLGMDVPTFAESARFTLSVVAISIAVTAVSVYLSSDTDHKAGSTQDGPLILSRLPLEKRGQLLSLSAEDHYVRVRTNRGEELLLMRLADAIRETGQTEGLQVHRSHWVATDAVRAVRRSGDRAILTLTDGATVPASRTNLPALRNAGLLERR; encoded by the coding sequence GTGAATCACCCCGGTCCGTCACTGGCGCTTCGCGAAGTGCGGGAGCATCTGTCGCAGCCGAAGACCCTGATCGGGATGGTCGGGGTCGCCGTGATCCTCGGAATCAGCGGACCGTTCGAAACCGGGCAATACCCGGTTGCCGGGCGTCTGGCCTACTGGGCCGGCGTCGTCGCCGCGACCTACGCGACCGGCGTGTTCTGCGGTACGCTGCTGGCCCCGCGCCTGTCGCGGTTGGCCAGGCCCGCGCGCGTCGCGCTCATCGGCCTCGCGACCGGCCTTGCCGTCACTCTGGTCGTCGCCGCTGTCAACCTTGTGCTCCTTGGAATGGACGTGCCGACCTTCGCGGAGAGCGCCCGCTTCACCCTGTCCGTCGTCGCGATCTCCATCGCGGTCACTGCAGTGTCGGTCTACCTGTCGTCGGACACCGACCACAAAGCTGGCAGCACGCAGGACGGCCCATTGATCCTGTCGCGCCTGCCGCTTGAAAAACGCGGCCAGCTTCTGTCGCTTTCCGCGGAGGACCATTATGTGAGGGTCCGCACGAACCGGGGAGAGGAACTGCTGCTCATGCGACTGGCCGATGCGATCCGTGAGACGGGACAGACCGAGGGGCTTCAGGTCCACCGGTCCCACTGGGTCGCGACCGACGCGGTTCGGGCCGTGCGCCGCTCTGGCGACCGGGCAATCCTGACGCTCACTGACGGTGCGACGGTCCCCGCGAGCCGCACGAACCTGCCGGCCCTCAGGAACGCCGGCCTGCTGGAACGTCGCTGA
- the lipB gene encoding lipoyl(octanoyl) transferase LipB, which produces MVEWLTSPGLVPYEIAEAEMEARANAIAAGEAGEAIWLLEHPPLYTAGTSARADDLTDPDRFPVYPTKRGGQYTYHGPGQRVAYVMLDLTKRGRDVRQFVRQLESWIIATLAEFNVTGERREGRVGVWVVRKDRPLTATGQPPEDKIAALGIRLRKWVSFHGISINVEPDLDHFSGIVPCGISEHGVTSLVDLGLPVTMEDVDVALKKTFAEVMG; this is translated from the coding sequence ATGGTCGAATGGCTCACCTCTCCCGGCCTCGTCCCTTACGAGATCGCCGAGGCCGAGATGGAAGCCCGCGCGAATGCCATCGCCGCCGGCGAGGCGGGCGAGGCGATCTGGCTGCTGGAACACCCTCCGCTCTATACCGCCGGCACATCGGCGCGCGCCGATGATCTGACCGATCCCGACCGGTTCCCGGTCTACCCGACGAAGCGTGGCGGACAATATACCTATCACGGCCCCGGCCAGCGCGTGGCCTACGTCATGCTCGACCTCACGAAACGGGGCCGCGACGTGCGCCAGTTCGTCCGGCAGCTCGAATCGTGGATCATCGCCACGCTGGCAGAGTTCAACGTCACCGGCGAGCGTCGCGAGGGCCGGGTCGGTGTCTGGGTCGTCCGCAAGGACCGGCCCCTGACGGCCACCGGTCAGCCGCCCGAGGACAAGATCGCCGCGCTCGGCATCAGGCTCCGCAAGTGGGTGTCGTTTCACGGCATTTCGATCAATGTCGAACCGGATCTCGACCATTTCAGCGGCATCGTGCCCTGCGGAATCAGCGAACACGGCGTGACCAGTCTCGTCGATCTCGGCCTGCCGGTGACGATGGAAGACGTCGACGTCGCCCTGAAGAAGACATTCGCCGAGGTGATGGGCTGA
- a CDS encoding DUF4403 family protein, producing MKRIALGLCLLASPAAPDTVAERMDSPGTHVSASLEVPFEALRLLIEQDIRPVYEGREQNPSNSLRDDRIDWSAEVTDLSVGPTQDKGFYVSAVIQGEAEMRGRLAGIMMSETIDLEVRAEVRSRPVFRPDWTIALDATGRARIREAEIGFLGLGIDIGETLQPDLDRAFARGLEERAEAVAGRPVLRGALLNLWRDACREVPSLGGQARFRPTAIATTQPTFGPGGIRFTVVVSTELEMTPEEEASACPPMPDRLELLAAQ from the coding sequence ATGAAACGGATCGCTCTCGGGCTTTGCCTCCTTGCGTCGCCGGCGGCGCCGGACACCGTTGCGGAGCGGATGGACTCGCCCGGAACGCACGTCTCCGCTTCGCTCGAAGTGCCGTTTGAGGCGCTTCGACTGCTGATCGAACAGGACATCCGCCCCGTTTACGAAGGCCGGGAGCAGAACCCGTCCAACAGCCTGCGTGACGACCGCATCGATTGGTCGGCGGAGGTGACGGATCTCTCGGTCGGGCCGACGCAGGACAAGGGCTTCTACGTATCCGCCGTGATCCAGGGCGAAGCCGAGATGCGTGGCCGTCTGGCGGGAATCATGATGAGCGAGACGATCGACCTCGAAGTGCGGGCGGAGGTTCGCAGCCGTCCGGTCTTTCGTCCCGACTGGACGATCGCGCTCGACGCGACGGGGCGGGCCCGCATCCGAGAAGCTGAGATCGGCTTCCTCGGGCTCGGCATCGACATCGGCGAAACGCTGCAACCCGACCTCGACCGCGCTTTCGCCCGAGGACTCGAGGAGCGGGCGGAGGCCGTCGCTGGCCGGCCCGTCCTGAGGGGCGCACTTCTGAACCTTTGGCGTGACGCTTGCCGCGAGGTGCCGTCGCTGGGCGGGCAGGCGCGCTTCCGCCCCACGGCCATCGCCACCACGCAGCCGACCTTCGGCCCCGGCGGCATCCGGTTCACCGTCGTCGTGTCGACGGAGCTGGAAATGACGCCTGAGGAGGAGGCCTCGGCCTGTCCGCCCATGCCGGACCGGCTGGAGCTGCTCGCGGCGCAATAG
- the ctaD gene encoding cytochrome c oxidase subunit I, whose protein sequence is MADATLHGHGHEDNRSFFTRWFMSTNHKDIGILYLFVSGLVGLIAVLFTVYMRMELMHPGVQYMCLEGARFWPADPGDCTPNGHLWNVMITYHGVLMMFFVVIPALFGGFGNYLMPLQIGAPDMSFPRLNNLSFWLYVTGVCLGLVSLLTPGGDGQLGSGVGWVLYPPLSTSETGMSMDFAIFAVHVSGASSILGAVNMITTFLNMRAPGMTLHKVPLFAWSIFVTAWLILLALPVLAGAITMLLTDRNFGTSFFQPAGGGDPILYQHILWFFGHPEVYIIIVPAFGIISHVVATFSKKPIFGYLPMVYAMVAIGALGFVVWAHHMYTVGMSLTQQSYFMMATMVIAVPTGVKVFSWIATMWGGSVEFRTPMLWAFGFLFLFTVGGVTGVVLSQAGVDRAYHDTYYVVAHFHYVMSLGAVFGIFAGIYFYLPKMAGRMIPETLGKIHFWAMFLGANLTFFPQHFLGRQGMPRRYIDYPEAFATWNLVSSIGAFIAFASFVFFIVVLFKTLLAPKNSTANNPWNEWADTLEWTLTSPPPEHTFETLPKQSDWDKGHAH, encoded by the coding sequence ATGGCAGACGCTACGCTTCACGGACACGGGCACGAGGACAACAGGAGTTTCTTCACGCGCTGGTTCATGTCCACGAACCACAAGGACATCGGCATCCTCTACCTGTTCGTGTCGGGCTTGGTCGGTCTTATCGCCGTGCTCTTCACGGTCTACATGCGCATGGAGCTGATGCATCCCGGCGTGCAGTACATGTGCCTCGAAGGCGCGCGGTTCTGGCCCGCCGATCCGGGTGACTGTACCCCGAACGGCCACCTCTGGAACGTGATGATCACGTACCACGGCGTGCTGATGATGTTCTTCGTCGTCATTCCGGCGCTGTTCGGCGGCTTCGGCAACTACCTGATGCCGCTGCAGATCGGCGCGCCGGACATGTCGTTCCCGCGGCTTAACAACCTGTCCTTCTGGCTTTATGTCACCGGTGTCTGCCTCGGCCTCGTCTCGCTGCTGACGCCCGGTGGCGACGGTCAGCTCGGCTCTGGCGTGGGCTGGGTCCTGTATCCGCCGCTCTCGACGTCGGAAACCGGCATGTCCATGGACTTCGCGATCTTCGCGGTCCACGTCTCCGGCGCTTCGTCGATCCTCGGTGCGGTCAACATGATCACCACCTTCCTGAACATGCGCGCGCCCGGCATGACGCTGCACAAGGTGCCGCTGTTCGCCTGGTCGATCTTCGTCACCGCCTGGCTCATCCTGCTGGCGCTGCCCGTGCTCGCCGGCGCGATCACCATGCTGCTGACCGACCGCAACTTCGGAACGAGCTTCTTCCAGCCGGCCGGTGGCGGTGACCCGATCCTCTACCAGCACATCCTGTGGTTCTTCGGTCACCCCGAGGTCTACATCATCATCGTGCCGGCGTTCGGCATCATCTCCCATGTCGTGGCGACCTTCTCCAAGAAGCCGATCTTCGGCTACCTGCCGATGGTCTACGCGATGGTCGCGATCGGCGCGCTCGGCTTCGTCGTGTGGGCGCACCACATGTACACCGTGGGCATGTCGCTGACCCAGCAGAGCTACTTCATGATGGCCACTATGGTCATCGCCGTCCCGACGGGCGTGAAGGTCTTCTCCTGGATCGCGACGATGTGGGGCGGCTCGGTGGAATTCCGGACGCCAATGCTCTGGGCCTTCGGCTTCCTGTTCCTGTTCACCGTGGGCGGCGTCACCGGCGTGGTGCTGTCGCAGGCCGGTGTCGACCGTGCCTACCATGACACCTACTACGTGGTCGCACACTTCCACTACGTGATGTCGCTGGGCGCCGTGTTCGGCATCTTCGCCGGGATCTACTTCTACCTGCCGAAGATGGCGGGCCGGATGATCCCCGAGACGCTTGGCAAGATCCACTTCTGGGCGATGTTCCTCGGCGCCAACCTGACGTTCTTCCCGCAGCACTTCCTCGGCCGTCAGGGCATGCCCCGCCGCTACATCGACTACCCGGAAGCTTTCGCGACCTGGAACCTTGTGTCCTCGATCGGTGCCTTCATCGCCTTCGCGTCCTTCGTGTTCTTCATCGTCGTGCTGTTCAAGACGCTGCTGGCACCGAAGAACTCGACCGCGAACAACCCGTGGAACGAGTGGGCCGACACGCTGGAGTGGACGCTGACGTCGCCGCCGCCGGAGCACACGTTCGAAACGCTCCCCAAGCAGAGCGACTGGGACAAGGGCCACGCGCACTAA
- a CDS encoding SRPBCC family protein produces MSIFEIDRRAPVRAGAEVVVAAPRAAVWSVLSDIPAWPLWCPGVEGVWIESEVAQGTQFDLMIGGQQIRARLATVEPESSLGWRGNGVTRQERVLWSLSDVAGGTRVQVEASVGGLWPRIWRTAVHRELSRMVEGWCQNLASESVPTASGCAA; encoded by the coding sequence ATGTCCATCTTCGAAATCGACCGTCGCGCGCCTGTCCGGGCCGGGGCAGAGGTCGTGGTCGCCGCGCCCCGTGCGGCAGTCTGGTCCGTCCTGTCCGATATCCCGGCCTGGCCCCTGTGGTGCCCGGGGGTGGAGGGCGTCTGGATCGAATCCGAGGTCGCGCAGGGGACCCAGTTCGACCTGATGATCGGCGGGCAGCAGATCCGTGCGCGCCTCGCCACGGTTGAGCCGGAGTCGTCGCTCGGCTGGCGCGGCAACGGCGTGACCCGGCAGGAACGCGTGCTGTGGTCGCTCTCCGACGTGGCTGGCGGCACGCGTGTGCAGGTCGAGGCATCGGTCGGGGGGCTGTGGCCCCGGATTTGGCGCACGGCGGTCCATCGCGAGCTGTCCCGCATGGTGGAAGGCTGGTGCCAGAACCTCGCCTCGGAATCAGTGCCAACCGCCTCGGGCTGCGCCGCCTGA
- a CDS encoding DUF2244 domain-containing protein → MPYEWTSPPGATDAPRAELQLWPYRSLPRRGMVIFIGITVALVSLPLLAVVGSPVLWGLLPFIVAAIAGLWWAIERSYSDGSVLETLLVWPDRVTLTRRNPRGPRQDWEANPYWVEVCLHEDGGPVETYITLRGAGREVEIGAFLTPEERKALYPELRRAMTRNPV, encoded by the coding sequence ATGCCCTACGAATGGACCTCTCCTCCCGGTGCCACGGACGCACCCCGGGCCGAGCTTCAGCTCTGGCCGTACCGGTCCCTGCCGCGCCGGGGGATGGTGATTTTCATCGGCATCACGGTCGCGCTCGTCTCGCTGCCGCTTCTGGCCGTCGTCGGCTCGCCCGTACTCTGGGGGCTACTGCCGTTCATCGTCGCGGCGATCGCCGGGCTTTGGTGGGCGATCGAGCGGAGCTACAGCGACGGCAGCGTGCTGGAGACGCTGCTCGTCTGGCCCGACCGCGTCACCCTGACCCGGCGCAATCCGCGCGGCCCCCGGCAGGACTGGGAAGCGAACCCGTACTGGGTTGAGGTCTGCCTGCACGAAGACGGCGGACCGGTGGAAACCTACATCACCCTTCGCGGCGCGGGCCGGGAAGTGGAGATCGGGGCGTTCCTCACGCCGGAAGAACGGAAGGCCCTCTACCCCGAGTTGCGGCGCGCGATGACACGGAACCCGGTCTGA
- a CDS encoding capsular polysaccharide export protein, LipB/KpsS family, which translates to MTAQGPKFVMVRSVADTGRMKFTRLREALGDRLLVVPARHSDLKRWVAADRARKGLVPGPPEPHHFAEAEGNVLRKVAQYPMLGRLDWLRQAYHASKARHAQLAEARLREIWKTWPDAIALVHNGFNLPDSALADVAGPGRRIFLENGYFRGTVQADPQGINADNTLPRDPDFYRAYQPDERPLDLVPSVRVSKHGKDEVDALPGTYVFVPFQVESDSQITRQSPWIADMMAFHAELARLADRLPALTFVVKEHPNTRRLVKPRVTPHPRVLFRNGADTAALIAGASRVMTINSTVGIEALAVGKPVLVLGEACYGIEGLVQRAGSSDATAAALGKPPPDPDVDLRQRFLHYLYYHFLLRDDGVPDGRDAEEVLREVLARSA; encoded by the coding sequence ATGACGGCGCAGGGACCGAAGTTCGTGATGGTCCGCTCCGTCGCCGACACGGGGCGCATGAAGTTCACCAGGCTTCGCGAGGCGCTTGGCGATCGCCTCCTGGTCGTGCCCGCCCGTCACTCCGACCTCAAACGCTGGGTTGCAGCCGATCGGGCGCGCAAGGGGCTGGTGCCCGGTCCGCCCGAGCCGCACCACTTCGCGGAGGCCGAGGGTAACGTGCTGCGCAAGGTCGCGCAGTACCCGATGCTCGGCCGGCTCGACTGGCTGCGCCAAGCCTACCACGCCAGCAAGGCACGGCACGCGCAACTCGCCGAAGCGCGCCTGCGCGAGATCTGGAAGACGTGGCCGGACGCGATTGCGCTGGTCCATAACGGCTTCAACTTGCCCGACAGTGCGCTGGCCGATGTCGCGGGGCCGGGCCGCCGCATTTTCCTCGAGAACGGCTACTTCCGGGGAACGGTCCAGGCCGACCCGCAGGGCATCAACGCCGACAATACGCTGCCGCGCGATCCGGATTTCTACCGCGCCTACCAGCCGGACGAGCGACCTCTGGACCTCGTCCCCTCGGTGCGGGTGAGCAAGCACGGGAAGGATGAGGTCGACGCGCTGCCCGGCACATACGTCTTCGTGCCGTTCCAGGTCGAAAGCGACAGTCAGATCACCCGGCAATCGCCGTGGATTGCGGACATGATGGCGTTTCATGCGGAGCTTGCCCGTCTGGCCGATCGCCTGCCCGCTCTAACTTTCGTGGTGAAGGAACATCCCAACACGCGGCGTCTGGTGAAGCCGCGGGTCACGCCGCATCCGCGCGTCCTGTTCCGCAACGGGGCCGACACGGCGGCGCTCATCGCGGGCGCGTCTAGGGTGATGACGATCAACTCGACCGTCGGGATCGAGGCGCTCGCCGTTGGCAAGCCGGTGCTGGTCCTCGGGGAGGCCTGTTACGGGATCGAAGGTCTGGTGCAGCGGGCTGGCAGTTCGGACGCCACTGCCGCGGCGCTGGGAAAGCCGCCGCCCGATCCTGACGTCGACCTCCGGCAGCGGTTCCTGCACTATCTCTACTATCATTTCCTGCTGCGCGACGACGGCGTACCCGACGGACGCGATGCCGAAGAGGTTCTGCGCGAGGTCCTCGCCCGGTCAGCCTGA